A region from the Pseudomonas sp. Teo4 genome encodes:
- a CDS encoding GMC family oxidoreductase → MPSADSVFDYVVVGAGPAGCLLANRLSADPSCRVLLLEAGGRDNYPWIHIPVGYLYCIGNPRTDWCFKTEAQTGLGGRSLGYPRGKVLGGCSSINGMIYMRGQAADYDHWAEQGNDGWAWKDVLPLFKASENHFAGSSYHHGGDGEWRVERQRYSWPILDAFRDAAEQSGIAKVDDFNTGDNQGCGYFQVNQRSGVRWNASKAFLRPIKDRPNLTVLTDVQVDQVLLNNTRARAVKAQWQGAWHEFSARREIILCAGAVGSPGILQRSGIGPRKLLESLGIGVRHDMPGVGGNLQDHLQLRLIYEVRNTRTLNQMANSLWGKLGMGLRYLYDRSGPLAMAPSQLGAFVRSGPEQATANLQYHVQPLSLERFGEPLHRFPAFTASVCNLRPASRGRIDIRSADMNSTPLIDPNYLSAPEDLRVAADAIRLTRRIVQAPALAAFEPREYLPGPALQSEQELFEAAGKIGTTIFHPVGTCRMGSGSHDVVDNQLRVHGIPGLRVADASIMPQITSGNTCSPTLMIAEKAAQLILKGATTQSSFNEDAIPTP, encoded by the coding sequence ATGCCATCAGCCGATTCTGTCTTCGACTACGTGGTCGTCGGGGCCGGTCCTGCCGGTTGCCTCCTAGCCAATCGTTTGTCCGCCGACCCTTCCTGCCGAGTGCTGCTGCTTGAAGCGGGGGGACGCGACAACTATCCCTGGATTCACATCCCTGTCGGTTACCTCTACTGCATCGGCAACCCGCGCACCGACTGGTGTTTCAAGACCGAAGCGCAAACCGGCCTGGGGGGGCGCAGCCTGGGTTACCCTCGGGGCAAGGTGCTGGGTGGTTGTTCCTCGATCAACGGCATGATCTACATGCGTGGCCAGGCCGCCGACTATGACCATTGGGCCGAACAAGGCAATGATGGTTGGGCCTGGAAGGATGTGTTGCCACTGTTCAAGGCCAGCGAAAACCATTTTGCCGGCAGCAGTTACCACCATGGCGGCGACGGTGAATGGCGGGTCGAGCGCCAGCGCTACAGCTGGCCGATCCTCGATGCCTTCCGTGATGCGGCTGAGCAGAGTGGTATCGCCAAGGTCGACGACTTCAATACCGGCGACAACCAAGGCTGTGGATACTTTCAAGTCAACCAGCGTAGCGGTGTGCGCTGGAACGCGTCCAAGGCCTTCCTGCGGCCGATCAAGGATCGCCCTAACCTGACCGTGCTGACCGATGTGCAGGTGGATCAGGTGCTGCTCAACAACACCCGTGCACGAGCGGTGAAGGCGCAATGGCAAGGTGCCTGGCATGAGTTCTCTGCACGCCGCGAGATCATCCTCTGCGCTGGCGCCGTCGGTTCTCCCGGTATCCTTCAGCGCTCAGGCATTGGCCCGCGCAAGCTGCTGGAAAGCCTCGGTATCGGCGTGCGCCACGACATGCCAGGGGTTGGTGGCAATTTGCAGGACCACCTGCAGCTACGCCTGATCTATGAAGTCCGTAACACCCGCACCCTTAACCAGATGGCCAACAGCCTGTGGGGCAAGTTGGGCATGGGCCTTCGTTACCTGTACGACCGCAGCGGCCCGCTGGCCATGGCGCCAAGCCAACTGGGGGCCTTCGTACGTTCGGGCCCGGAGCAGGCTACCGCTAACCTGCAGTATCACGTGCAACCCCTGTCGCTGGAGCGCTTCGGCGAGCCGCTGCACCGCTTCCCGGCCTTCACCGCGTCGGTGTGCAACCTGCGCCCGGCCAGCCGTGGGCGCATCGACATTCGTTCTGCCGACATGAACAGCACACCGCTGATCGACCCCAACTACCTCAGTGCCCCCGAGGACCTGCGCGTCGCCGCTGATGCCATCCGTCTCACCCGACGCATCGTGCAGGCCCCTGCCCTGGCCGCATTCGAACCCCGTGAGTACCTGCCCGGCCCGGCCCTGCAAAGTGAACAAGAGCTGTTCGAAGCCGCCGGCAAGATCGGCACCACCATCTTCCACCCGGTCGGCACCTGCCGCATGGGCAGTGGCTCGCATGACGTTGTGGATAACCAGCTGCGCGTGCACGGCATACCCGGCCTGCGCGTGGCGGATGCGTCGATCATGCCGCAGATCACCTCGGGCAATACCTGTTCACCCACCCTCATGATCGCCGAGAAGGCGGCCCAACTCATTCTCAAGGGGGCTACCACCCAGAGCAGCTTCAACGAAGACGCGATACCGACGCCCTGA
- a CDS encoding LysR family transcriptional regulator, with amino-acid sequence MFDWNDLRFFLELQRSGRLLTAAKRLNTTHSTVARHIESIEKSLGTPLFVQHAQGYELTTSGQALLKHAEAMENVALLAQEEITQAITPLGKIRLGVTEGIGIMFFTPRMNALFERYPGLEVELVAVPRFVSILNREAEISIHLERPNADLLITRKLTDYRLALYASQSYLDRAPPLHNRDDLARHSWIGYVDDLLFSQELLFLNSFCRAPNVVFRSTSVIAQQHAARAGLGIAVLPNYMARHDPTLVRVLPSETIQRSYWICSRRELHKSVRLRVVWDYLLALCAAEQAELLAE; translated from the coding sequence ATGTTCGACTGGAATGATCTGCGGTTTTTCCTCGAGTTGCAGCGCAGCGGCCGCCTGCTCACCGCCGCCAAGCGCCTGAACACCACCCACAGCACCGTGGCCCGGCATATCGAGAGCATCGAGAAAAGCCTTGGCACCCCGCTGTTCGTGCAGCACGCCCAGGGCTACGAACTGACCACCTCCGGCCAGGCCCTGCTCAAACACGCCGAAGCCATGGAAAATGTCGCCCTGCTGGCGCAGGAAGAAATCACTCAGGCCATCACGCCACTGGGCAAGATCCGTCTGGGGGTGACCGAAGGCATCGGCATCATGTTCTTCACCCCACGCATGAACGCGTTGTTCGAACGGTACCCCGGCCTTGAAGTGGAACTGGTGGCTGTACCGCGCTTTGTCAGCATCCTCAACCGCGAAGCGGAAATCAGCATCCACCTGGAGCGGCCCAATGCCGACCTGCTGATCACCCGCAAGCTCACCGATTATCGACTGGCCCTTTATGCCAGCCAAAGTTATCTGGACCGGGCGCCACCGTTGCACAACCGTGACGACCTGGCGCGCCACAGCTGGATCGGTTACGTCGATGACTTGCTGTTCAGCCAGGAGCTGCTGTTTCTCAACAGTTTCTGCCGAGCGCCCAACGTGGTGTTCCGCAGCACCAGCGTGATCGCCCAGCAACATGCCGCGCGGGCAGGCCTGGGCATCGCCGTGCTGCCCAACTACATGGCACGCCACGACCCGACCCTAGTGCGTGTGCTGCCCAGCGAAACCATCCAACGCAGCTACTGGATCTGCTCGCGCAGGGAACTGCACAAGTCCGTGCGCCTGCGGGTGGTCTGGGACTACCTGCTGGCGCTGTGCGCCGCTGAACAGGCCGAGCTGCTAGCCGAGTAA
- a CDS encoding sulfite exporter TauE/SafE family protein: protein MIEHQLLGAGLGAIIGGVLALTGAGGGILAVPLLVFGLGLSMVDAAPIGLLAVGLAAAVGAVLGLREGLVRYRAALFIALIGIAVAPFGLMLAHRLPNTPLALVFSGVLVYACLRIWRKAGKELRGEHNDAHRYIEPCVLNPLQGRLRWTLPCARALAFTGALSGLLSGLLGVGGGFVIIPALNRYTNLRMKSIVSTSLAVIALVSTGSVVSASLAGLMHWRIGAPFAIGAVLGLLLARPLATRLAGPRLQQMFAVAGWSAALLLAGKALLG, encoded by the coding sequence GTGATCGAACATCAACTGCTGGGCGCTGGGTTGGGTGCAATCATTGGTGGGGTGCTGGCGCTGACCGGCGCGGGTGGCGGCATTCTTGCGGTGCCGCTGCTGGTGTTTGGCCTTGGCCTGTCGATGGTCGACGCCGCCCCTATTGGTTTGCTCGCCGTAGGGCTTGCCGCTGCCGTGGGGGCGGTGCTCGGTTTGCGAGAGGGATTGGTGCGTTATCGCGCCGCCCTGTTCATCGCCCTGATCGGCATCGCTGTTGCGCCGTTTGGGTTGATGCTCGCGCACCGTTTGCCCAACACACCATTGGCGTTGGTGTTCTCTGGAGTGCTGGTGTACGCCTGCCTGCGCATCTGGCGCAAGGCAGGCAAAGAACTGCGCGGCGAGCACAACGATGCCCATCGCTACATCGAGCCGTGCGTGCTCAACCCGCTGCAGGGGCGCCTGCGCTGGACGCTGCCTTGTGCACGTGCCCTGGCTTTTACCGGCGCGTTGTCCGGGTTGCTGTCAGGCTTGCTCGGTGTGGGCGGCGGCTTCGTGATCATTCCCGCCTTGAACCGCTACACCAATCTGCGCATGAAGAGCATCGTCTCGACATCGCTGGCGGTCATTGCTCTGGTCTCCACCGGCAGCGTAGTCAGCGCCAGCCTGGCGGGGTTGATGCACTGGCGGATTGGCGCGCCGTTCGCCATCGGCGCGGTACTTGGCTTGCTGCTGGCCCGGCCACTCGCTACCAGGCTCGCCGGACCGCGACTGCAGCAGATGTTTGCCGTGGCCGGGTGGTCGGCGGCCTTGTTGCTGGCCGGCAAGGCGTTACTCGGCTAG
- a CDS encoding FAD/NAD(P)-binding oxidoreductase has protein sequence MPALLSPANTSDADHHKVVIVGAGAAGIATASSLISRDPSLDIALIDPADVHYYQPGWTMVGAGVFKSTSTARTMASTIPRGVRWVKARVEGFDPQAQLVTLEGGRAISYEQLVVCPGLKLDWNAIEGLSETLGRNGVTSNYRYDLAPYTWELVQNLKQGRALFTQPPMPIKCAGAPQKALYLSCDHWLRHGHLGNVKASFFNAGAVLFGVADYVPALMAYIDKYGVDLNYSHRLVAVDGPNKRATFVRTLPDGSSETRTEAFDMLHVVPPQVAPDFIRNSPLADAAGWLDVDPQTLRHRTFGNIHALGDVANTTNAKTAAAARKQAPVVANNVLVALGRLPTLAQYDGYGSCPLTVERGKIVLAEFTYGGKVAPSFPRWLLDGRQATRLAWLLKARLLPPLYWQGMLKGREWLARPQPLVVEGGR, from the coding sequence ATGCCTGCCTTGCTGTCCCCTGCCAACACCTCTGATGCCGACCACCACAAAGTGGTAATAGTCGGTGCCGGTGCCGCCGGCATCGCCACTGCCTCAAGCCTGATCAGCCGCGACCCGTCGCTAGACATCGCGTTGATCGACCCTGCCGATGTGCACTACTACCAACCGGGCTGGACGATGGTGGGGGCTGGCGTGTTCAAGTCGACGAGCACTGCGCGCACCATGGCATCGACCATCCCCCGGGGTGTGCGGTGGGTCAAGGCGCGCGTCGAAGGTTTCGACCCTCAGGCTCAGCTGGTCACCCTCGAAGGCGGCCGCGCTATCAGCTATGAACAACTGGTTGTCTGCCCCGGCCTGAAGCTGGACTGGAATGCCATCGAGGGGTTGAGCGAAACCTTGGGGCGCAACGGTGTGACCTCCAACTACCGTTACGACCTGGCACCTTACACGTGGGAGCTGGTGCAGAACCTCAAGCAAGGCCGTGCGCTGTTCACCCAGCCACCGATGCCGATCAAATGCGCCGGCGCACCACAGAAAGCGTTGTACTTGTCCTGCGACCACTGGTTGCGCCATGGGCACCTGGGCAATGTGAAAGCCAGTTTCTTCAATGCCGGCGCGGTGCTGTTTGGTGTCGCCGACTATGTCCCCGCGCTGATGGCGTATATCGACAAGTACGGCGTGGACCTCAATTACTCACATCGACTTGTAGCAGTGGATGGCCCCAACAAGCGGGCTACGTTCGTTCGCACATTGCCTGACGGCAGCAGCGAAACCCGCACCGAAGCCTTCGACATGCTGCACGTGGTGCCCCCGCAAGTCGCTCCCGATTTCATCCGAAATAGCCCTTTGGCGGATGCAGCAGGTTGGCTTGATGTCGACCCACAGACCCTTCGTCACCGCACGTTCGGCAACATCCACGCCCTCGGCGATGTCGCCAACACCACCAACGCCAAGACGGCCGCTGCCGCGCGCAAGCAGGCGCCGGTGGTGGCCAACAATGTGCTGGTAGCGTTGGGAAGGCTCCCTACCCTTGCCCAGTACGACGGCTATGGCTCCTGCCCGTTGACCGTCGAACGCGGCAAGATCGTACTGGCTGAATTTACCTACGGTGGCAAGGTGGCACCCAGCTTCCCCCGCTGGCTGCTCGACGGTCGACAGGCAACCCGCCTGGCTTGGTTGCTCAAGGCAAGGCTGCTGCCGCCACTGTATTGGCAAGGCATGCTCAAGGGACGTGAATGGCTGGCACGGCCTCAGCCACTGGTGGTCGAGGGCGGACGGTGA
- a CDS encoding MBL fold metallo-hydrolase: MIIGNNLHVEAFFDKATSTISYLVLDRETLKCALIDSVLDYDPKSGRTCTKSADLLIDRVKALGAEVQWILETHVHADHLSAAAYLKEKLGGHTAIGAHITQVQKVFGALFNAESDFARDGSQFDVLFEDEEGFRIGNLHARALHTPGHTPACLSYVVEDAGEKAVFVGDTLFMPDYGTARCDFPGADARTLYRSIRRLLAFPDQTRLFMCHDYLPGGREMQYVTTVAEQRASNIHIKHGIEEDQFVAMREARDKTLDMPVLILPSVQVNMRSGQFPEPEANGVSYLKIPLNKL, translated from the coding sequence ATGATCATCGGCAACAACCTTCACGTGGAAGCCTTCTTCGACAAGGCAACCTCGACCATCAGTTATCTGGTCCTGGATCGTGAGACGCTCAAGTGTGCGTTGATCGACAGCGTGCTGGACTACGACCCTAAGTCCGGGCGTACCTGCACGAAGTCGGCCGACCTTTTGATTGATCGGGTAAAAGCGCTGGGGGCCGAGGTCCAGTGGATTCTGGAAACCCATGTGCACGCAGATCACCTTTCTGCTGCCGCTTACCTCAAGGAGAAACTGGGCGGCCACACTGCCATCGGTGCTCACATTACTCAGGTGCAGAAAGTCTTCGGTGCACTGTTCAACGCCGAATCGGACTTCGCCCGTGACGGAAGTCAGTTCGATGTGCTGTTTGAAGACGAGGAAGGCTTCCGCATTGGCAATTTGCACGCCCGTGCCCTGCACACTCCTGGGCATACCCCGGCTTGCTTGAGCTATGTGGTTGAAGATGCGGGAGAAAAGGCGGTGTTCGTCGGTGACACGCTGTTCATGCCGGACTACGGCACCGCGCGTTGCGATTTCCCTGGTGCTGACGCACGAACACTGTACCGCTCGATTCGCCGCCTGCTCGCCTTCCCTGATCAGACCCGGCTGTTCATGTGCCATGACTACCTGCCGGGTGGGCGCGAGATGCAGTACGTCACTACCGTGGCTGAACAGCGCGCCAGCAATATCCACATTAAGCATGGCATCGAAGAGGACCAGTTCGTCGCCATGCGCGAAGCCCGCGACAAGACCCTCGACATGCCTGTACTGATCCTGCCTTCGGTGCAGGTCAACATGCGCAGCGGCCAGTTTCCCGAGCCTGAAGCCAACGGGGTGAGCTACCTGAAGATTCCGCTGAACAAACTCTGA
- a CDS encoding sigma-54 interaction domain-containing protein produces MPELHATASHPAILALVSYLEHDVLPTIVLDTDYNILAANAAYRRQFGSDAQAPVGEKCHRVSHHYAVPCDQAGEHCPMRKARDSKVPERVLHIHHTPRGPEHVDVELRPIVDEQGRVVAFVERLTSITLASAQPQQQGLVGRAPTFKQALASLQRAAPAQIPVLLQGESGTGKELFARAIHMGSPRANGPLVVVDCTGLTESLFESELFGYEKGAFTGANQRKIGLAEAAHGGTLFLDEIGEVPLAMQVKLLRLIESGSFRPVGSLRTVHSDFRLVSATHKPLKQMVAAGTFREDLYYRISGFPIRLPALRERVEDLPLLAESLLQRSAGKAPLSLTADALKKLALHPFPGNIRELRNILERARLFADDGLIRPEHLPEDIGLQSSIGAAASRGPNELGELAQALEQFRGSRSELAQHLGMSERTLYRRLKALGLSAS; encoded by the coding sequence ATGCCAGAGCTTCACGCCACAGCGTCCCATCCCGCCATCCTAGCGCTGGTGTCCTACCTCGAACACGATGTGCTGCCAACCATCGTGCTGGACACCGATTACAACATCCTCGCCGCCAACGCAGCCTACCGCCGCCAGTTTGGCAGCGACGCGCAGGCGCCAGTGGGCGAGAAGTGCCACCGGGTCTCGCACCACTACGCCGTGCCCTGTGACCAGGCTGGTGAGCACTGCCCCATGCGCAAGGCTAGGGACAGCAAAGTGCCGGAGCGGGTACTGCACATCCACCACACCCCGCGCGGGCCTGAACATGTGGATGTCGAGTTGCGGCCAATCGTCGATGAACAGGGCAGGGTAGTCGCGTTCGTCGAACGCCTCACCAGCATCACGCTCGCCTCGGCCCAACCGCAGCAGCAGGGGCTGGTGGGGCGAGCACCTACTTTCAAACAGGCCCTGGCCAGCCTGCAGCGGGCAGCACCCGCGCAGATTCCTGTATTACTGCAAGGCGAATCAGGCACAGGCAAGGAACTGTTCGCCCGGGCCATCCACATGGGCAGCCCACGGGCCAATGGGCCATTGGTGGTGGTCGATTGCACCGGCCTGACTGAGTCGTTGTTCGAGAGCGAGCTGTTTGGCTATGAGAAGGGCGCTTTCACAGGGGCCAACCAGCGCAAGATCGGGTTGGCCGAAGCCGCCCATGGCGGAACCTTGTTCCTCGACGAGATCGGTGAAGTGCCGCTGGCGATGCAGGTCAAACTGCTGCGCCTGATCGAGTCCGGCAGTTTCCGCCCCGTGGGTAGCCTGCGTACCGTGCATTCGGACTTCCGCCTGGTTTCGGCAACACACAAGCCGCTCAAGCAGATGGTCGCGGCAGGCACCTTCCGTGAAGACCTGTACTACCGAATCAGTGGTTTCCCCATTCGCCTGCCCGCACTGCGCGAGCGGGTAGAAGACTTGCCATTGCTGGCCGAAAGCCTGTTGCAGCGCAGCGCGGGCAAGGCCCCACTCTCACTTACCGCAGACGCGTTGAAGAAGCTCGCGCTACATCCATTCCCCGGCAACATCCGAGAGCTGCGCAACATCCTGGAGCGGGCAAGACTGTTTGCCGATGACGGGCTGATTCGTCCCGAACATCTACCGGAGGATATCGGCTTGCAGAGTTCAATCGGTGCAGCAGCGAGTAGAGGCCCTAATGAGTTGGGTGAGCTGGCGCAGGCCCTTGAGCAGTTTCGCGGTTCACGCAGCGAGCTTGCGCAGCATCTGGGCATGAGTGAGCGCACCCTGTATAGACGCTTGAAGGCATTGGGCTTGAGCGCTTCTTGA
- a CDS encoding RcnB family protein, which produces MKKTLTVLCAALMLGAPLATFAQPGPPQGHDGGPSHDGRPQQGQYQGHPQQQGRPGNSHSQSYRNPNFRPQPGMPVPHQQWKRGHAVEPMYRGDRYWVTDWKARHLPPPPHEHRWLYVNGDYVLVAIASGVIVNILGGY; this is translated from the coding sequence ATGAAAAAGACCCTGACCGTGCTTTGCGCCGCCCTAATGCTCGGCGCGCCCCTGGCCACCTTCGCCCAACCTGGCCCACCCCAGGGGCACGATGGTGGCCCATCACATGATGGCCGACCACAACAAGGGCAATATCAGGGACACCCCCAGCAACAGGGGCGACCAGGCAATAGCCATTCGCAGTCTTATCGCAACCCTAACTTCCGTCCGCAACCGGGCATGCCGGTGCCGCATCAACAGTGGAAGCGCGGCCATGCGGTTGAACCAATGTATCGCGGTGACCGCTATTGGGTGACCGACTGGAAAGCCCGTCACCTGCCGCCACCACCGCACGAGCACCGCTGGTTGTATGTGAACGGCGACTATGTGTTGGTCGCTATCGCCAGCGGCGTGATCGTCAACATCCTCGGCGGCTATTGA
- a CDS encoding XRE family transcriptional regulator produces MSVQLRILRKKMGMTLEQLAVLTGLTKSYLSKVERGMSSPSIAVALKLAKALNVQAEELFSTEAVPSEGYSLVRRQQRDASDDQLASTHVPLARHIGQRALLPFMVYPPRSFGHSAFKEHLGEEFVYVHRGSVEVDFGSERLILEEGDALHFNAQKSHRIRTVSEMQAELLVVVHSSE; encoded by the coding sequence ATGTCGGTTCAGCTGAGAATTTTGCGTAAGAAGATGGGCATGACCCTGGAGCAGCTGGCAGTCCTGACCGGGTTGACGAAGAGCTACCTTTCCAAGGTGGAGCGTGGCATGAGCTCACCTTCGATTGCCGTGGCGCTCAAGCTTGCCAAGGCGCTCAACGTCCAAGCCGAAGAACTCTTCAGCACGGAAGCAGTGCCATCAGAGGGCTACAGCCTGGTGCGTCGCCAACAGCGTGATGCTTCTGATGATCAGTTGGCCTCTACTCATGTGCCTCTTGCACGGCATATCGGGCAGAGGGCGTTGCTGCCGTTCATGGTCTACCCTCCTCGCTCATTTGGGCACTCGGCCTTCAAAGAGCATTTGGGAGAAGAGTTCGTCTACGTTCATCGCGGCAGCGTTGAGGTCGATTTCGGTAGCGAGCGCCTGATCTTGGAGGAAGGCGACGCGCTGCACTTCAATGCGCAGAAATCTCACCGGATTCGTACGGTTTCGGAGATGCAAGCAGAGCTACTTGTGGTTGTGCACAGTTCGGAATAA
- a CDS encoding aldolase, with translation MTTTMQTSKDQLVKLAQKQMLTALIDNTYTPRQKLALTCRILFDAGHDSGLAGQITARAEEPGTYYTQQLGLGFDEISASNLLVVDEDLKVLNGNGMANPANRFHSWLYRARPDVNCIIHTHPLHSASLSMLEVPLEVSHMDLCPLFDDCAFLKEWPGVPVGNEEGEIISKAIGDKRAILLSHHGLLIAGRSIEEACVLAQLFERAAKMQLLAMSAGEIRPIPESLGKEAHDWISTPKRHGAAFSYYARRALRAHGDCLG, from the coding sequence ATGACCACGACCATGCAGACCTCGAAGGATCAGCTCGTCAAGCTTGCCCAGAAGCAGATGCTAACTGCGCTGATCGATAATACCTACACGCCGCGGCAAAAACTCGCCCTGACCTGTCGCATCCTGTTCGACGCTGGTCACGACTCTGGTCTCGCCGGCCAGATCACGGCTCGTGCTGAAGAACCGGGCACCTATTATACGCAACAGCTAGGCCTGGGCTTCGATGAGATCTCGGCATCCAACCTTCTCGTGGTAGACGAGGACCTGAAGGTACTGAACGGTAACGGCATGGCGAACCCTGCCAACCGTTTCCACAGCTGGCTGTATCGGGCCCGTCCGGATGTGAACTGCATCATCCACACCCACCCGCTGCACAGTGCCTCCCTCTCGATGCTGGAAGTGCCGCTGGAAGTTTCGCACATGGACCTTTGTCCGCTGTTCGACGATTGCGCCTTCTTGAAGGAGTGGCCTGGTGTCCCCGTCGGTAATGAGGAAGGGGAGATCATCTCCAAGGCAATCGGCGACAAGCGCGCGATCCTGCTCTCCCACCACGGCCTGCTGATCGCTGGCCGCTCCATCGAAGAAGCCTGCGTGCTCGCTCAGCTGTTCGAACGGGCTGCCAAGATGCAGTTACTGGCCATGAGCGCTGGTGAAATTCGTCCGATTCCCGAATCCCTCGGCAAGGAAGCCCATGACTGGATCTCCACGCCAAAACGTCATGGCGCTGCGTTCAGTTACTACGCACGTCGTGCCTTGCGTGCCCACGGCGACTGCCTGGGCTAA
- a CDS encoding dihydrodipicolinate synthase family protein, which translates to MSTPQIRGVIGYTITPFAADGSVDLNALGKSIESLIQSGVHAIAPLGSTGEGAYLSDSEWESIVRYSQEKIAGRVPTVVSVSDLTTARTVQRAQLAESCGATAVMVLPVSYWKLTETEIVDHYKAVGAAIDIPIMLYNNPGTSGTDLSVDLILRILSEVKNVTMVKESTGDIQRMHRLYKATGGKVAFYNGCNPLTLEALVAGATGWCTAAPNLIPELNLALWDAVQNDDLAKARALFYRQYELLEYITRRGLPTTIKAGLKMQGLDVGAPRLPLQPLDAQGCAYLKGLLDELSAEK; encoded by the coding sequence ATGTCTACACCTCAAATTCGCGGCGTCATTGGCTACACCATCACTCCATTCGCTGCTGATGGTTCGGTCGACCTGAACGCTCTTGGCAAGTCCATCGAAAGCCTCATCCAGTCCGGCGTGCACGCAATTGCACCACTGGGCAGCACCGGAGAAGGCGCCTACTTATCCGATAGCGAGTGGGAGTCGATTGTTCGCTACAGCCAGGAAAAGATTGCCGGTCGTGTACCCACCGTCGTCAGTGTTTCAGACCTGACCACTGCACGCACCGTACAACGTGCCCAACTCGCAGAGTCCTGCGGGGCGACAGCGGTGATGGTACTGCCAGTTTCCTACTGGAAGCTGACCGAGACCGAGATCGTCGATCACTACAAAGCTGTCGGGGCGGCTATCGACATCCCGATCATGCTCTACAACAACCCGGGCACCAGTGGCACTGATCTCTCGGTCGACTTGATCCTGCGCATTCTAAGTGAAGTGAAAAACGTCACCATGGTCAAAGAAAGTACCGGTGACATTCAGCGCATGCATCGCTTGTACAAAGCCACTGGTGGCAAGGTCGCGTTCTACAACGGCTGCAATCCGCTAACGCTGGAAGCGCTGGTTGCTGGCGCGACTGGCTGGTGCACCGCTGCACCAAACCTCATTCCTGAGCTGAACCTGGCACTTTGGGATGCAGTTCAGAACGACGACCTGGCGAAAGCACGAGCGCTGTTCTACCGCCAATACGAGTTACTTGAGTACATCACTCGTCGCGGGCTACCCACCACCATCAAGGCCGGCTTGAAGATGCAGGGGCTGGATGTCGGCGCACCGCGTCTGCCACTGCAGCCTCTGGATGCTCAAGGCTGTGCCTACCTGAAAGGCCTGCTGGACGAGTTGTCTGCCGAGAAGTGA
- a CDS encoding type 1 glutamine amidotransferase, whose amino-acid sequence MKVHFIVHESFEAPGAYEAWVRERGYEASYSRVYANESLPECADNIDLLVVLGGPQDPATTVEQCPHFDAAAECRLIGQAINANKAVVGICLGSQLIGEALGAKFGHSPEKEIGKYPISLTADGKANSKVAHFGDVLEVGHWHNDMPGLTPGAKILAVSEGCPRQIVEYGTLVYGFQCHMEFTSEVVELLIAASERELATLTDRRFVQQPAALRANNWHEMNQKLFTFLDKLVAEYQGANVK is encoded by the coding sequence ATGAAAGTTCATTTCATCGTCCACGAATCGTTCGAAGCACCTGGAGCATATGAAGCCTGGGTCCGTGAACGTGGCTACGAAGCCAGCTATTCCCGTGTCTACGCCAACGAGTCTCTCCCAGAATGTGCAGACAACATTGACCTTCTGGTGGTGCTTGGGGGACCACAAGACCCCGCCACTACCGTAGAACAGTGCCCACACTTCGATGCTGCTGCGGAATGCCGGCTGATCGGCCAAGCTATCAATGCCAACAAAGCAGTCGTAGGTATCTGTCTTGGCTCTCAGCTTATCGGCGAAGCGCTGGGTGCGAAGTTTGGCCATAGCCCTGAAAAGGAAATCGGAAAGTACCCGATCAGCCTGACGGCTGATGGCAAAGCCAACAGCAAGGTTGCACATTTTGGCGACGTTCTTGAAGTCGGTCATTGGCACAACGACATGCCAGGACTGACTCCAGGCGCGAAGATTCTCGCTGTGAGCGAAGGTTGCCCTCGTCAGATCGTCGAGTACGGCACGTTGGTGTATGGCTTCCAATGCCACATGGAATTCACCAGTGAAGTCGTCGAGCTTTTGATAGCGGCCTCGGAGCGCGAACTGGCCACATTGACCGATCGCCGTTTCGTTCAGCAGCCAGCCGCCTTGCGTGCCAACAACTGGCACGAGATGAACCAGAAGCTGTTCACCTTCCTGGACAAGCTGGTCGCCGAATATCAGGGCGCCAACGTCAAGTAA